From Hydra vulgaris chromosome 07, alternate assembly HydraT2T_AEP, a single genomic window includes:
- the LOC100202575 gene encoding uncharacterized protein LOC100202575 isoform X3: MCIGQHLLSKFSYKFQPFQVFFDKKIKMGCLEKLQDKVPCFMSRKFSFTTMTFLLTTFFLIEIVVGYITNSMALIAEAFHMLSDVVSLIVAWLALKYSSKQAPKDKYTYGYARAEVLGALVNAVFLVALCFSIFIEAIKRLVIVEPIENPILVFWVGAAGLIVNLFGMFLFYQTGHGHSHGGVSHSHSHGNENDEHSHGKESKSHSHSHESKNNKNSNKKLSSHSNDDKKTINKELSKHIHIHTNSPGKISYRSNNEISCSSNNGHSHSDANTHFHDGEKNHSHGGDNGHSHEAENMNGEHSHGGNNKHSHTGDNGHLHGGNNGHSHNGDNGHSHGGDIAKHSDTQDSWKHLCIDDDEKNTHKWEEKKNLLNEEKNDDSSIDLNCEKQESKTQSAGQLNIHAVYLHILGDALGSVIVMTSALIIVYATGTWTLYVDPTMSIIMVMIILKTSIPLLVNTSKILMNSVPNHIQVKSMKKRLLKKIPQIRNVHELHVWQLAGDKIIASVHVKFATPHDYEETSLKIKEFFHNEGIHSTTVQIEFEKQDNEVDRRGQCMVLCSLDSACDEMMCCKPGDDSK; the protein is encoded by the exons GTTTCAGCCTTTCCAAGttttctttgataaaaaaatcaagatgGGTTGTTTGGAAAAACTGCAAGATAAAGTTCCATGTTTTATGTCAAGGAAATTTTCATTTACCACAATGACGTTTCTTCTAAcgactttttttcttattgaaatTGTTGTTGGTTATATAACAAACTCAATGGCATTAATAGCTGAAGCATTCCACATGCTCTCAGATGTTGTATCTTTAATTGTTGCTTGGTTAGCGTTAAAGTACTCTTCAAAACAAGCACCTAAGGATAAATATACATATGGGTATGCACGCGCAGAAGTGCTAGGGGCACTTGTGAATGCTGTATTTTTAGTTGctttatgtttttcaatttttattgaagcAATAAAAAGACTTGTTATTGTTGAGCCAATTGAAAATCCAATTTTAGTGTTTTGGGTAGGAGCAGCTGGGCTCATTGTGAATCTATTTgggatgtttttattttatcaaacagGGCATGGCCATTCTCATGGAGGAGTTTCACATTCCCATTCTCATGGAAATGAAAATGATGAGCACAGTCACGGAAAAGAGTCAAAATCTCATTCTCATTCACacgaaagtaaaaataataaaaactcaaataaaaaattgtcaagTCATTCAAATGatgataaaaaaactattaataaggAACTATCAAAGCATATACATATTCACACAAATTCACCTGGTAAAATATCTTACCGAAGTAACAATGAAATTTCTTGTAGTAGCAACAATGGTCATTCTCACAGTGATGCCAATACCCATTTCCACGATGGGGAAAAAAACCATTCTCATGGCGGGGATAATGGGCATTCTCATGAAGCTGAAAATATGAATGGTGAACATTCACATGGTGGTAACAACAAACATTCACACACTGGTGACAATGGACATTTACATGGTGGGAATAATGGACATTCACACAATGGTGACAATGGACATTCGCATGGTGGTGACATAGCAAAGCATTCAGATACTCAAGATTCATGGAAACATCTTTGCATAGatgatgatgaaaaaaatacacacaaatgggaagaaaaaaaaaatcttttaaatgaagAGAAAAATGATG ATTCATCCATTGATTTGAACTGCGAAAAGCAAGAATCAAAAACACAATCTGCTGGTCAATTAAACATTCATGCTGTCTACCTGCATATTCTTGGGGATGCCTTAGGTAGTGTAATTGTCATGACTAGCGCCCTAATTATAGTATATGCAACAG ggACGTGGACGTTGTATGTCGATCCAACAATGTCAATTATAATGGTCATGATAATTCTAAAAACCTCTATACCATTACTTGTTAATActtctaaaattttaatgaactcAGTACCCAATCATATTCAAGTAAAAAGCATGAAAAaacgtttgttaaaaaaaataccgcAGATACGTAATGTTCATGAGCTGCACGTATGGCAACTTGCTGGCGACAAAATTATTG CTTCAGTTCACGTAAAATTTGCTACACCACATGACTATGAAGAGACatctctaaaaattaaagagtttttCCATAATGAAGGAATACACTCTACAACTGTTcaaattgaatttgaaaaacaagatAATGAAGTTGATAGACGCGGCCAATGCATGGTTTTATGTTCATTAGACAGTGCATGCGATGAAATGATGTGCTGCAAGCCAGGAGATGacagcaaataa
- the LOC100202575 gene encoding uncharacterized protein LOC100202575 isoform X1 — MGCLEKLQDKVPCFMSRKFSFTTMTFLLTTFFLIEIVVGYITNSMALIAEAFHMLSDVVSLIVAWLALKYSSKQAPKDKYTYGYARAEVLGALVNAVFLVALCFSIFIEAIKRLVIVEPIENPILVFWVGAAGLIVNLFGMFLFYQTGHGHSHGGVSHSHSHGNENDEHSHGKESKSHSHSHESKNNKNSNKKLSSHSNDDKKTINKELSKHIHIHTNSPGKISYRSNNEISCSSNNGHSHSDANTHFHDGEKNHSHGGDNGHSHEAENMNGEHSHGGNNKHSHTGDNGHLHGGNNGHSHNGDNGHSHGGDIAKHSDTQDSWKHLCIDDDEKNTHKWEEKKNLLNEEKNDDSSIDLNCEKQESKTQSAGQLNIHAVYLHILGDALGSVIVMTSALIIVYATGTWTLYVDPTMSIIMVMIILKTSIPLLVNTSKILMNSVPNHIQVKSMKKRLLKKIPQIRNVHELHVWQLAGDKIIASVHVKFATPHDYEETSLKIKEFFHNEGIHSTTVQIEFEKQDNEVDRRGQCMVLCSLDSACDEMMCCKPGDDSK, encoded by the exons atgGGTTGTTTGGAAAAACTGCAAGATAAAGTTCCATGTTTTATGTCAAGGAAATTTTCATTTACCACAATGACGTTTCTTCTAAcgactttttttcttattgaaatTGTTGTTGGTTATATAACAAACTCAATGGCATTAATAGCTGAAGCATTCCACATGCTCTCAGATGTTGTATCTTTAATTGTTGCTTGGTTAGCGTTAAAGTACTCTTCAAAACAAGCACCTAAGGATAAATATACATATGGGTATGCACGCGCAGAAGTGCTAGGGGCACTTGTGAATGCTGTATTTTTAGTTGctttatgtttttcaatttttattgaagcAATAAAAAGACTTGTTATTGTTGAGCCAATTGAAAATCCAATTTTAGTGTTTTGGGTAGGAGCAGCTGGGCTCATTGTGAATCTATTTgggatgtttttattttatcaaacagGGCATGGCCATTCTCATGGAGGAGTTTCACATTCCCATTCTCATGGAAATGAAAATGATGAGCACAGTCACGGAAAAGAGTCAAAATCTCATTCTCATTCACacgaaagtaaaaataataaaaactcaaataaaaaattgtcaagTCATTCAAATGatgataaaaaaactattaataaggAACTATCAAAGCATATACATATTCACACAAATTCACCTGGTAAAATATCTTACCGAAGTAACAATGAAATTTCTTGTAGTAGCAACAATGGTCATTCTCACAGTGATGCCAATACCCATTTCCACGATGGGGAAAAAAACCATTCTCATGGCGGGGATAATGGGCATTCTCATGAAGCTGAAAATATGAATGGTGAACATTCACATGGTGGTAACAACAAACATTCACACACTGGTGACAATGGACATTTACATGGTGGGAATAATGGACATTCACACAATGGTGACAATGGACATTCGCATGGTGGTGACATAGCAAAGCATTCAGATACTCAAGATTCATGGAAACATCTTTGCATAGatgatgatgaaaaaaatacacacaaatgggaagaaaaaaaaaatcttttaaatgaagAGAAAAATGATG ATTCATCCATTGATTTGAACTGCGAAAAGCAAGAATCAAAAACACAATCTGCTGGTCAATTAAACATTCATGCTGTCTACCTGCATATTCTTGGGGATGCCTTAGGTAGTGTAATTGTCATGACTAGCGCCCTAATTATAGTATATGCAACAG ggACGTGGACGTTGTATGTCGATCCAACAATGTCAATTATAATGGTCATGATAATTCTAAAAACCTCTATACCATTACTTGTTAATActtctaaaattttaatgaactcAGTACCCAATCATATTCAAGTAAAAAGCATGAAAAaacgtttgttaaaaaaaataccgcAGATACGTAATGTTCATGAGCTGCACGTATGGCAACTTGCTGGCGACAAAATTATTG CTTCAGTTCACGTAAAATTTGCTACACCACATGACTATGAAGAGACatctctaaaaattaaagagtttttCCATAATGAAGGAATACACTCTACAACTGTTcaaattgaatttgaaaaacaagatAATGAAGTTGATAGACGCGGCCAATGCATGGTTTTATGTTCATTAGACAGTGCATGCGATGAAATGATGTGCTGCAAGCCAGGAGATGacagcaaataa
- the LOC136082539 gene encoding uncharacterized protein LOC136082539 translates to MNNKYRKREKTPKYTIEQQIKAKKRSRKLVNQLYNTKSLLVIDDEKYFCFAEDNMPGNSGYYTNNKKTCPESVRFIGKEKFPKKLLMWIAISDRGMSEPLFCTFKAVAMNSSIYINECLEKRLLPFIRKYHGNFNYLFWPDLASFHYSKDSLTWMVQYVYYVDKESSPPNVLQARPIENFGGNLAQKVYEGDWQASTEQVLIDRIKLKLQEIDLNFLQSHMKGVRAKLRSIADGGVFSFKK, encoded by the coding sequence atgaataataaatatagaaaacgTGAAAAGACTCCAAAATACACTATAGAACAACAAATAAAGGCAAAGAAAAGAAGCAGGAAACTAGTTAACCAACTCTATAACACAAAATCGCTTCTAGTCATCGATGacgaaaaatacttttgttttgcaGAGGACAACATGCCTGGAAATTCTGGATACTACacaaacaacaaaaagacaTGCCCAGAAAGTGTTCGTTTTATAGGAAAAgagaaatttccaaaaaaattattaatgtggATAGCCATATCTGACCGTGGTATGTCCGAGCCATTGTTTTGCACTTTTAAGGCTGTAGCGATGAATTCATCaatctatattaatgaatgttTAGAAAAACGACTTCTTCCATTTATTCGCAAGTATCATGGAAACTTTAACTACTTATTTTGGCCAGATTTAGCAAGTTTTCATTATTCTAAAGATTCTCTAACTTGGATGGTCCAATATGTCTATTACGTTGATAAAGAATCCAGTCCCCCAAATGTGCTTCAAGCACGACCAATTGAAAATTTTGGGGGAAATTTAGCACAGAAGGTTTACGAGGGAGATTGGCAAGCTTCAACAGAGCAAGTTTTGATTGATCGCATTAAACTAAAACTACAAGAAattgatttaaactttttacagtCGCATATGAAAGGCGTCAGAGCAAAATTGAGATCAATTGCAGATGGTggtgttttttcatttaaaaaatag